DNA from Desulfitobacterium chlororespirans DSM 11544:
TCAAGCGAATGCCAAGCTCACCACCCCCATGTATGTAATCGGCAGTAGCGAAAGCCCCGCCAATTTTTCCGGGCAGATTATATTTTTTGCAAGGGCCTTCCAGCCAACTTTTGATAGTTCCGCATACACTGGCCATATAGGTCGGGGAACCCAGGATGATGCATTTGCTTTCCTTTGCCCACGCTTCATCAATGGCTTCAATGGGAAATGCTTTGGCTTCAACCCCCTCCACTGTTTGAATACCTTCAACAATCACTTCGGCCATCTGTTTGGTATTTCCTGTCTTGGAATGATATAACACCGTCATTTTCATTGGTGTCCCTCCCTGTATCACATTGTTATTTTTTTCTCATAAAACTTTTCTTAATACATTCTACTCTTTCTTTACTTCACAAGCAATCACACCATTAAGGAAGGATTCCGGCTGCAAAGAGGGGGCCGCGAAATGTGATATTGATGAGAATCCTGGCCATTTCCTCCGGTGATTCCTGCCGTCC
Protein-coding regions in this window:
- a CDS encoding flavodoxin family protein, which codes for MKMTVLYHSKTGNTKQMAEVIVEGIQTVEGVEAKAFPIEAIDEAWAKESKCIILGSPTYMASVCGTIKSWLEGPCKKYNLPGKIGGAFATADYIHGGGELGIRLILDHMLVYGMLTYSGGGSYGKPVIHLGPVALKDHLEESKDTFRLYGQRMATKTLEVFN